A single region of the Elizabethkingia sp. JS20170427COW genome encodes:
- a CDS encoding type B 50S ribosomal protein L31 → MKKDIHPSNYRLVAFKDMSNDEVFITKSTAETKDTLVVDGVEYPLVKMEISSTSHPFYTGKVKLVDTAGRVDKFMNKYKKFAKN, encoded by the coding sequence ATGAAAAAAGATATCCATCCATCTAATTACAGATTAGTTGCTTTTAAAGATATGAGCAACGATGAAGTGTTCATTACTAAATCTACTGCTGAAACAAAGGACACGTTGGTAGTTGACGGTGTAGAGTATCCATTAGTGAAAATGGAGATCTCTAGTACTTCACACCCTTTCTACACAGGTAAAGTTAAATTAGTTGACACTGCTGGTAGAGTTGATAAATTCATGAACAAATACAAAAAATTCGCTAAAAACTAA
- a CDS encoding SDR family oxidoreductase, with protein sequence MIIIVTGASKGIGYQLAETLGKAGHQVYGFSRQQVENPHFTSLSVDITDKEKIDSAVQQILKTHPYIDVLINNAGMGMVGAVEDTTKEDIHHLFNLNLVGAVQMMTAVLPSMRNHQFGKIINISSIGSEMGLPFRGFYSASKSALDKVTEAIRYEVSAWNIQVTALHLGDIKTNIAESRIKTKTSTAYEKVFNKVYQLMNAHVDDGTPPEEVASYILQLLDKKKWKAHYYFGKFGQKIGVPLKWILPQNFYENLMRKYSKMD encoded by the coding sequence ATGATTATTATCGTAACAGGTGCCTCTAAAGGAATAGGATATCAACTGGCTGAAACCTTGGGAAAAGCTGGTCACCAAGTTTATGGATTCAGCCGACAACAGGTGGAGAACCCTCACTTCACCAGCTTATCTGTAGATATTACCGATAAAGAAAAAATAGATTCAGCGGTTCAGCAGATTTTAAAAACCCATCCTTATATAGATGTCCTCATCAACAATGCAGGTATGGGAATGGTAGGTGCTGTGGAAGACACTACAAAAGAAGACATCCACCATCTTTTCAACCTCAACTTAGTGGGAGCGGTACAGATGATGACTGCGGTACTTCCTTCCATGCGAAATCATCAATTTGGTAAAATTATCAACATCTCAAGTATTGGTAGTGAGATGGGACTTCCCTTCCGAGGGTTTTATTCAGCTTCCAAATCTGCTTTAGACAAGGTAACCGAAGCTATCCGATATGAGGTAAGTGCTTGGAACATCCAAGTAACGGCCTTGCACCTTGGAGATATCAAAACCAATATTGCAGAAAGCAGAATAAAAACCAAGACTTCTACCGCTTATGAAAAGGTCTTCAACAAAGTTTATCAGCTCATGAACGCCCATGTAGATGACGGAACTCCTCCTGAAGAAGTAGCCTCTTATATTCTACAACTTTTGGATAAGAAAAAATGGAAAGCTCATTATTATTTCGGAAAATTTGGACAAAAAATAGGAGTCCCTTTAAAGTGGATTTTGCCTCAAAACTTTTACGAAAACCTCATGAGAAAATACTCTAAAATGGACTAA
- the uxaC gene encoding glucuronate isomerase has translation MATIFTENFLLQSDIAQELYHQYAKNLPIIDYHNHLSPEMISKNQSFGTITKLWLQGDHYKWRAMRALGIEEKYITGNASDEEKFIKWAEAVPSTLRNPLFHWTHLELKNTFGIDEYLNPSSAVNIYQKTLHLLQEEQYFPQALLKSYRVEMLGTTDDPTDSLEHHTAIHTKNIGIKVKPSFRPDKVLALASGDSFRAYIQTLSEVAKVAITNLDTLLQALQNRILFFNEKGCVATDHGLETIPLQGNFSLHELDIAFTNVLSGNDQLAPQYEQAYAFYILSELCKMYHQQGWVQQFHLGALRNNNTYQLKQLGPDTGYDSIGDFPQAVALSRFLNYLENENKLSKTILYNLNPADNAIFGTMPGNFQGEGIRGKIQFGSGWWFLDQLDGMTDQLNTLSNMGLISTFIGMLTDSRSFLSFPRHEYFRRLVCNLFAEDIIKGHLPHDTEWIGKIIQDICYYNAKSYFRD, from the coding sequence ACCACAATCATCTTTCTCCAGAGATGATCTCCAAAAATCAATCTTTTGGTACAATTACCAAGTTGTGGTTACAAGGAGACCATTATAAATGGCGTGCCATGAGGGCTCTAGGAATCGAAGAAAAATATATTACGGGAAATGCTTCCGACGAAGAAAAGTTCATAAAATGGGCAGAGGCTGTTCCTAGCACTTTAAGAAATCCTCTATTTCATTGGACTCATCTCGAATTAAAAAACACCTTCGGGATTGATGAATATCTGAACCCTTCTTCCGCAGTAAATATTTACCAAAAAACCCTTCATCTATTGCAAGAAGAACAATACTTCCCTCAAGCTCTTTTAAAATCTTATCGAGTAGAAATGCTGGGGACTACAGATGATCCTACTGACTCTCTTGAGCATCATACCGCAATACATACTAAAAATATCGGAATTAAAGTAAAGCCTAGCTTCAGACCCGATAAAGTATTGGCTTTGGCTTCTGGCGATTCTTTTAGAGCATACATCCAAACTTTATCTGAAGTAGCCAAGGTAGCCATTACCAATTTGGATACTTTATTACAAGCTTTACAAAACCGTATTTTATTTTTTAACGAAAAAGGCTGTGTGGCAACAGATCACGGTTTAGAGACAATCCCCTTACAAGGGAACTTTTCTTTACATGAATTAGACATTGCATTCACCAATGTACTGTCCGGAAATGACCAACTTGCTCCCCAATATGAGCAGGCTTATGCCTTTTATATCCTTAGCGAGCTTTGCAAAATGTATCACCAACAAGGATGGGTACAACAATTCCACTTAGGAGCTCTTCGCAATAACAATACTTATCAATTAAAACAACTAGGTCCCGATACGGGATATGATTCCATAGGAGACTTTCCGCAAGCAGTTGCTTTATCTAGATTTTTAAATTATTTAGAAAACGAAAACAAATTAAGTAAAACGATTCTTTACAATCTAAACCCTGCTGATAATGCAATTTTCGGGACTATGCCTGGAAACTTCCAAGGAGAAGGCATACGTGGTAAAATACAATTCGGTTCTGGATGGTGGTTTTTAGATCAATTGGATGGGATGACAGATCAACTAAACACCCTATCCAACATGGGATTAATTAGCACTTTTATAGGGATGCTTACCGATTCCAGAAGTTTCTTATCTTTCCCAAGACATGAATATTTCAGAAGGCTTGTTTGTAATCTCTTTGCGGAAGACATCATCAAAGGACACCTCCCTCATGATACAGAATGGATAGGTAAAATTATCCAAGATATTTGTTACTACAACGCAAAGTCTTATTTCAGAGATTAA
- a CDS encoding GYDIA family GHMP kinase produces MSLSVGILFFMSNYKHLIFIILETYFSHGKLLLTSEYFVLDGATALAIPTRLGQSLEVQDIDSSQDTIFWETYREGQLWLKLVLNYQSLEIVETNLPEAATFIQKVFKTLKDLKTEKLSGSQSYYLKSNVEFPENYGLGSSSTLMNNIASWAKVDAFTLNDLALGGSGYDIAVAQQSAPILYTRRGEQKEVKKVAFNPSFKDELIFVHLNRKQNSREGISMYRSLEKEPSLIDYFTHLTDEVVKCNDLEKFSLLMLEHEVKMSDFLKIEIIKEKYFKDLPVFAKSLGAWGGDFILTRKFRGYKNYFQHKEYHTIIDFENLIY; encoded by the coding sequence ATGTCTTTAAGTGTAGGCATTCTCTTTTTTATGAGCAATTATAAACACCTTATCTTTATTATTTTGGAAACATATTTTTCTCATGGAAAACTTTTACTTACTTCTGAATATTTTGTTTTGGATGGAGCCACGGCTTTAGCAATCCCTACCAGATTAGGACAAAGTTTAGAAGTGCAGGATATTGATTCATCACAAGATACTATCTTTTGGGAAACTTATCGAGAAGGTCAGTTGTGGTTGAAATTAGTATTAAATTATCAATCCTTAGAGATTGTGGAAACCAATCTCCCAGAGGCAGCCACCTTTATCCAGAAGGTTTTTAAAACTCTGAAAGATCTGAAAACAGAAAAACTCTCAGGATCCCAATCTTATTATTTGAAATCCAATGTAGAGTTTCCTGAAAACTATGGACTCGGAAGTAGTTCTACTTTGATGAACAATATAGCTTCTTGGGCGAAAGTAGATGCTTTTACGCTTAATGATCTCGCTTTAGGAGGAAGCGGGTATGATATTGCTGTCGCTCAACAATCTGCTCCAATATTGTACACCAGAAGGGGAGAACAAAAGGAAGTGAAAAAAGTTGCCTTTAACCCCAGCTTTAAAGATGAGCTTATTTTTGTTCATCTCAATAGGAAACAAAATTCAAGAGAAGGGATTTCGATGTACCGTTCTTTAGAAAAAGAACCTTCGCTTATTGATTATTTTACACATCTTACCGATGAGGTTGTAAAATGTAATGATTTAGAAAAATTTTCACTTTTAATGCTTGAACATGAGGTAAAAATGAGTGATTTTCTCAAAATAGAAATAATTAAAGAAAAATATTTCAAAGACCTGCCTGTTTTCGCCAAAAGTTTAGGCGCATGGGGTGGAGATTTTATTTTAACAAGAAAATTCAGGGGTTATAAAAATTATTTTCAACATAAAGAATATCATACTATTATAGATTTTGAAAATTTAATATACTGA
- the fabD gene encoding ACP S-malonyltransferase yields MKALVFPGQGSQFVGMGKVLYDSRREIKDIMESANDILGFDILSIMFEGTDEDLKKTKVTQPAIFIHSVACVKAVDATGAQMVAGHSLGEFSALVANGVLSFEDGLRLVSKRALAMQAACDVNPSSMAAILGLNDEVVENVCSEIEGIVVPANYNCPGQLVISGETPAVEVAMLKLKEAGAKRALLLPVNGAFHSPLMQPAQEELAKAINETKFNKPIIPVYQNITTTAVIDPVEIKENLIKQLTGPVKWTQSVRNMIKDGANYFVEVGPGKTLQGLIKKIDSSVDTATAL; encoded by the coding sequence ATGAAAGCATTAGTATTTCCTGGTCAAGGTTCCCAGTTTGTAGGGATGGGAAAAGTACTTTACGATAGTCGTAGAGAGATTAAAGATATTATGGAATCGGCAAACGATATCCTAGGCTTTGATATTCTATCGATAATGTTTGAAGGTACTGATGAAGATTTAAAGAAAACGAAAGTTACACAACCCGCAATATTTATACACTCTGTAGCTTGTGTAAAAGCTGTAGATGCTACAGGAGCACAAATGGTTGCTGGGCATTCCTTAGGAGAATTTTCAGCATTGGTAGCTAATGGCGTTTTGTCTTTTGAAGATGGGTTGAGATTGGTCTCTAAAAGAGCTTTAGCGATGCAAGCAGCTTGTGATGTAAACCCTTCTTCTATGGCAGCTATTTTAGGATTAAATGATGAGGTTGTAGAAAATGTATGTAGCGAAATCGAGGGAATTGTAGTTCCAGCCAATTATAACTGCCCTGGGCAATTGGTTATTTCAGGAGAAACTCCTGCTGTAGAAGTTGCTATGCTTAAATTGAAAGAAGCAGGTGCTAAAAGAGCTCTTCTTTTACCTGTAAATGGAGCTTTCCACTCTCCATTAATGCAACCAGCTCAAGAGGAATTGGCAAAAGCAATCAATGAAACCAAGTTTAATAAGCCTATTATTCCTGTTTATCAAAATATTACTACTACAGCGGTGATAGATCCTGTAGAAATTAAGGAAAACCTTATCAAACAACTTACAGGTCCGGTAAAATGGACTCAGTCTGTAAGAAACATGATAAAAGACGGAGCTAACTATTTTGTGGAAGTAGGACCAGGTAAAACCCTTCAAGGATTAATCAAGAAAATAGACTCATCAGTAGATACAGCTACTGCTCTTTAG
- a CDS encoding MazG nucleotide pyrophosphohydrolase domain-containing protein yields MKEITLLQAQVDEWIKTIGLRYFNELTNMAMLTEEVGEVARIIARRYGEQSEKESDKSKDLGVELADVLFVTLCLANQTGTNLQEAFDKKMQAKTKRDKDRHHNNQKLMTKVPHCKMLAGKTIQITGSKSETNRLLILQKLYGNIQLSNVSNSQDSSLLIKALQEEGEVVDIHHAGTSMRFLTSFYAVQPGKEVVLTGSERMKQRPIKPLVDALHQLDADIEYLGEEGFPPLKIKGKKITKNQVSIPANISSQFITSLLLVGARLENGLHVELIGKITSLPYLMMTIEILKKVGIQAELQGNKIHISPVEEIPTLHHTIESDWSSASYYYSLATIGKKEIKLNSFSPKSLQADARSVEIYQSFFGITTTELSSTEIQLSPIEGFVYPEKIEIDMNDCPDIAQTVCVTATALKIPFYITGLETLKVKETDRLTALQNELRKLGLETEITQNSIQSLHYIPMQEDITIATYNDHRMAMAFAPFALVKEIGFEDPSVVEKSYPDFWKDFYSVVNSTEIQ; encoded by the coding sequence ATGAAAGAGATTACCCTGCTACAAGCACAAGTAGATGAATGGATAAAAACAATAGGTTTACGCTATTTTAATGAACTTACCAATATGGCAATGCTTACTGAAGAAGTGGGAGAAGTTGCTAGAATCATCGCCCGAAGATATGGTGAACAATCTGAAAAAGAATCCGATAAATCTAAAGATCTTGGTGTAGAACTAGCAGATGTACTTTTTGTAACTTTGTGCCTTGCCAACCAAACTGGCACCAATCTACAAGAAGCCTTTGATAAAAAGATGCAGGCTAAGACCAAAAGAGATAAAGACAGACATCATAATAACCAAAAACTAATGACAAAAGTACCTCACTGTAAAATGTTGGCAGGAAAAACCATACAAATTACAGGCTCTAAAAGCGAAACCAATAGATTATTAATTTTACAAAAACTATATGGAAACATCCAATTAAGCAATGTTTCCAACTCACAAGACTCTTCATTGTTGATTAAAGCTCTACAAGAAGAAGGCGAAGTGGTGGACATCCACCATGCAGGAACATCTATGCGCTTCTTAACTTCTTTTTATGCTGTACAACCTGGGAAGGAAGTGGTCCTTACCGGTTCTGAAAGAATGAAACAAAGACCTATTAAACCTTTGGTAGATGCCCTTCATCAACTAGATGCAGATATAGAGTACCTTGGTGAAGAAGGCTTTCCTCCTTTAAAAATAAAAGGAAAAAAAATTACTAAAAACCAAGTAAGCATTCCTGCGAATATCAGTAGCCAATTCATCACTTCCTTATTGCTAGTAGGCGCTCGATTAGAAAATGGCCTTCATGTGGAATTAATTGGTAAAATTACCTCTCTTCCTTATTTGATGATGACCATAGAAATTCTGAAAAAAGTAGGAATACAAGCAGAATTACAAGGGAATAAAATTCATATTTCTCCCGTAGAAGAAATCCCAACCCTTCACCATACTATAGAAAGCGACTGGTCTTCAGCTTCTTACTATTATTCTTTAGCAACTATTGGTAAAAAAGAAATTAAGCTCAATAGCTTTAGTCCCAAATCTCTTCAAGCGGATGCTAGATCGGTAGAAATTTACCAATCCTTCTTTGGAATTACAACAACAGAACTTTCTTCAACAGAAATACAACTTAGCCCTATTGAAGGTTTTGTATATCCTGAAAAGATAGAAATAGACATGAACGATTGCCCAGATATCGCACAAACAGTATGTGTTACAGCTACGGCTCTTAAAATACCTTTTTACATCACAGGGCTTGAGACTTTAAAAGTAAAAGAAACCGACCGACTTACTGCTCTACAAAATGAGCTTAGAAAACTAGGCTTAGAAACTGAAATTACCCAAAACAGCATACAATCTCTCCACTACATCCCGATGCAAGAAGATATTACCATTGCTACTTATAACGATCACAGAATGGCAATGGCTTTTGCTCCTTTTGCTTTGGTAAAGGAAATTGGTTTTGAAGACCCTAGTGTTGTAGAAAAATCTTACCCCGATTTTTGGAAAGACTTCTATAGTGTAGTAAACTCAACCGAAATCCAATAA
- a CDS encoding LacI family DNA-binding transcriptional regulator, with product MGKITIKDIAKALQVSVSTVSKALADSYEISEETKKKVLAFAEAHHYIPNRIAKNLKQGKTNTIGVIVCDIANTFISQVVDGIQTSFMNKGVDTLIMQSHHDEGIERQCLESLINKGVDGILISPVHETSNLDYLIKLQKSYPIVLFDRIQNPLQTHKVGADNVGGGFKATQHLLRIGKKDIVIILADKLGVSKQRLEGCMKALKQYKVDIPEDNIFYVNLKDTHVLDKEILNFIQSKLSSSNPPNAVICGSETISTRSLGIFAQAGIKVPEEIAVVGFANTSFAFSLNPPLTTIVQPAYEIGEKATVKMIELLKNSSPKEFEKIELETKLVIRKSSGY from the coding sequence ATGGGAAAAATTACAATCAAAGATATTGCAAAGGCCTTGCAAGTATCGGTATCTACTGTATCTAAAGCTTTGGCAGATAGTTATGAGATTAGTGAGGAAACCAAGAAGAAGGTTTTGGCATTTGCAGAAGCACATCATTATATACCGAACAGAATTGCAAAAAATTTAAAACAAGGGAAAACCAATACGATAGGGGTAATTGTTTGTGATATTGCCAACACTTTTATCTCCCAAGTAGTAGATGGGATACAAACGAGTTTTATGAATAAAGGAGTTGATACATTAATCATGCAAAGCCATCATGATGAAGGTATTGAACGCCAATGTTTAGAAAGTTTAATCAACAAAGGGGTGGATGGGATTTTGATTTCCCCAGTTCATGAAACATCTAACCTGGATTATCTGATAAAATTACAAAAGTCTTATCCTATAGTGTTGTTTGATAGGATTCAAAACCCACTACAAACCCATAAGGTAGGCGCAGATAATGTAGGAGGAGGGTTTAAAGCAACCCAGCACCTTCTCAGGATAGGGAAAAAAGATATTGTGATTATTTTAGCAGATAAATTAGGAGTAAGCAAACAAAGATTGGAAGGCTGTATGAAAGCCTTAAAACAATATAAAGTTGATATTCCCGAGGACAATATTTTTTATGTTAACCTAAAAGATACTCACGTTTTAGATAAAGAAATCTTGAATTTTATTCAAAGTAAACTAAGCTCTTCTAATCCACCTAATGCAGTAATTTGTGGATCTGAAACTATTTCTACAAGAAGCTTGGGGATTTTTGCTCAGGCAGGGATAAAAGTCCCTGAGGAAATTGCGGTGGTAGGATTTGCTAATACAAGTTTTGCTTTTTCTTTAAATCCACCTCTTACTACTATTGTACAGCCTGCTTATGAAATTGGGGAGAAAGCTACTGTAAAAATGATAGAATTATTGAAAAACTCTAGCCCTAAAGAATTTGAAAAAATAGAGCTAGAGACGAAATTAGTGATTCGAAAATCGAGTGGTTATTAG
- a CDS encoding putative sugar nucleotidyl transferase gives MIQLVFSDAQYWEDFLPLTYTRPIAEMRVGSLTFRERWEKLLGFSESFYYTEKYLQDKYPEPKALESLLIVPNFLPSEKLLQQIKDLQFGEALVYQHELVAARVNLENFNIGQIEKMTDVEDEDLVIFKKPWDLFTYNDKAIRFDFDLLTKGRKSQEISTTNFINGSKEEIFIEEGVEMEFVFLNTKKGPIYIGKDAEIQQGVMLAGPLAIGEHAVMKMGAKIYGATTFGPYAKICGEVSNVVIFGYSSKGHDGYLGNSVLGEWCNLGAGTCTSNLKNNYALVKMWSYKDKSFIDTGLQFCGSVMGDHVKTAINTTINTGTTIGVAANIFQSGFAPHLVENFSWGGRNDSPKFQLERAYETAKTMMARRSIDLTQEDKEILKFIDQKF, from the coding sequence ATGATTCAACTTGTATTTTCTGATGCTCAGTATTGGGAAGATTTCTTACCATTAACTTACACTAGGCCTATCGCTGAAATGAGGGTAGGATCTCTTACTTTTAGAGAAAGATGGGAAAAACTTTTAGGCTTTTCAGAAAGCTTTTATTACACCGAAAAATATCTTCAAGATAAATATCCAGAACCTAAGGCTTTAGAAAGCTTGCTTATTGTTCCTAATTTTTTACCTTCAGAAAAATTACTGCAACAGATTAAGGATTTACAATTTGGAGAAGCTTTAGTTTATCAACATGAATTGGTTGCTGCAAGGGTTAACTTGGAGAATTTTAATATTGGGCAAATAGAAAAAATGACAGATGTGGAAGATGAAGATCTTGTTATTTTTAAAAAGCCTTGGGACTTGTTTACGTATAATGATAAGGCGATACGATTTGATTTTGATCTTCTCACAAAAGGAAGAAAAAGCCAAGAAATTTCTACGACTAACTTTATTAATGGATCTAAAGAGGAAATTTTTATAGAGGAAGGTGTAGAAATGGAATTTGTATTCCTGAATACCAAAAAAGGACCTATTTACATAGGAAAAGATGCCGAAATCCAACAAGGGGTAATGCTAGCAGGGCCTCTTGCAATTGGTGAGCATGCGGTGATGAAGATGGGGGCAAAAATATATGGAGCAACAACCTTTGGTCCTTATGCCAAGATATGTGGAGAGGTGAGCAATGTGGTTATTTTTGGTTATTCTAGTAAAGGTCATGATGGTTATTTGGGGAATTCGGTATTAGGAGAATGGTGTAACCTAGGGGCAGGAACTTGCACTTCGAATTTAAAAAATAATTATGCTTTAGTAAAGATGTGGTCTTACAAAGATAAAAGCTTTATAGATACAGGTTTGCAGTTCTGCGGAAGTGTTATGGGAGATCATGTAAAAACAGCAATTAATACGACTATTAATACAGGAACAACAATTGGAGTGGCGGCTAATATTTTTCAGTCAGGATTTGCTCCTCATTTAGTAGAAAACTTTTCATGGGGAGGAAGAAATGATAGTCCTAAATTTCAATTAGAAAGAGCTTACGAAACCGCTAAGACAATGATGGCAAGACGTAGTATTGATCTAACACAAGAGGATAAAGAAATATTGAAGTTTATTGATCAAAAGTTTTAA
- the pckA gene encoding phosphoenolpyruvate carboxykinase (ATP): MRSLEKFGIKNDNVKWQLSPEELEKETLGLGLGKLAKSGAIAIETGEFTGRSPKDRFIVKDEITADRVWWDGSVNLPFDSDKFDALYDRVAAYASTIPLYVREALAGADKDYQVKITAITEFPWSNKFVYNMFIRPTEEELASFGETDWLVLCIPSFKADPERDGTRQHNFSILNFKRKIALVGGSAYTGEIKKGIFSALNFALPVFENVLPMHCSANTGEEGDTAIFFGLSGTGKTTLSTDPNRKLIGDDEHGWTPDNKVFNIEGGCYAKVIDLSAEKEPEIFGAIKKGAILENVVFDENGDVDFSDTSITQNTRVSYPIHFIENIQVPSVAKNPKNIFFLTFDAFGVLPPISKLSPEQAAYHFISGYTSKVAGTEVGITEPQTTFSTCFGAAFMPLHPSEYGKMLSEKIKENEVKVWMVNTGFNGKMKRMSLKDTRALIGAALRGDLDHVEYKESPTFKVQIPMSCEGISDAKILLPENSWDSYDAYLEKTKALANAFHENFKKFEADIKDENILKGAPSK, translated from the coding sequence ATGAGATCATTAGAAAAATTTGGTATAAAAAATGACAATGTCAAATGGCAATTGTCTCCTGAAGAATTAGAAAAGGAAACTTTAGGGCTAGGTTTAGGAAAGCTAGCAAAGTCTGGTGCTATAGCAATAGAGACTGGGGAGTTTACAGGACGTTCTCCAAAAGATAGATTTATTGTAAAAGATGAAATCACTGCAGATAGAGTGTGGTGGGATGGTAGCGTAAATTTACCTTTTGATAGTGATAAATTTGATGCTCTTTATGATAGAGTAGCTGCTTATGCATCTACCATTCCGTTATATGTACGCGAAGCTTTAGCAGGTGCAGATAAAGACTATCAGGTAAAAATTACAGCTATTACCGAATTCCCTTGGTCTAATAAGTTTGTTTATAACATGTTTATTCGCCCAACAGAGGAGGAATTAGCGTCATTTGGTGAAACTGATTGGTTGGTTCTTTGTATCCCTAGCTTTAAGGCAGATCCAGAAAGAGATGGTACTCGCCAGCACAACTTCTCTATTCTTAATTTTAAAAGAAAGATAGCTCTTGTAGGAGGATCAGCATATACGGGTGAAATTAAAAAAGGAATTTTCTCAGCGCTTAATTTTGCTCTTCCAGTATTTGAAAATGTACTTCCTATGCACTGCTCTGCTAATACGGGAGAGGAAGGAGATACTGCAATCTTCTTCGGACTTTCTGGTACTGGTAAGACAACGCTTTCTACCGACCCTAATCGTAAATTGATTGGTGATGACGAACACGGCTGGACTCCTGATAATAAAGTCTTTAATATCGAAGGAGGATGCTATGCGAAAGTAATTGATTTATCTGCAGAGAAAGAACCTGAAATTTTTGGTGCAATTAAGAAAGGTGCAATCTTAGAAAATGTAGTATTTGATGAGAATGGAGATGTAGATTTTTCTGATACAAGTATCACTCAGAATACCAGAGTAAGCTACCCAATTCATTTTATCGAAAATATCCAAGTGCCTTCTGTAGCAAAAAATCCTAAGAATATTTTCTTCTTAACATTTGATGCTTTTGGGGTATTGCCTCCAATTTCAAAATTGAGCCCTGAACAAGCAGCTTATCACTTTATCTCAGGATATACTTCTAAAGTAGCGGGTACCGAGGTGGGAATTACAGAACCACAAACAACATTCTCTACTTGTTTCGGAGCAGCATTTATGCCTCTTCACCCTTCAGAATATGGTAAAATGCTTTCAGAAAAAATTAAAGAAAACGAGGTTAAAGTATGGATGGTAAATACAGGATTCAATGGTAAGATGAAACGTATGAGCTTGAAAGATACTCGTGCTTTAATTGGAGCAGCGCTTAGAGGGGATTTAGACCATGTAGAATATAAAGAAAGTCCAACCTTTAAAGTACAAATCCCAATGTCTTGCGAAGGTATTTCTGATGCTAAAATTCTACTTCCTGAAAATAGCTGGGATTCTTATGATGCATACTTAGAAAAAACTAAGGCTTTAGCCAATGCTTTCCATGAGAACTTCAAGAAATTTGAAGCAGATATTAAAGATGAAAATATCTTGAAAGGAGCACCTTCTAAATAA